One window of Paenibacillus albicereus genomic DNA carries:
- a CDS encoding Ger(x)C family spore germination protein: MRQAERSSTSRRAPARLRQAGCLAALLALLVAGGCWDSKDVDNRFLVGAMGLDLKSPNSLDVWFRIPVTSSSDGNHKNSFFSVSQQGSTVMDAVNKVQYKLPKAVDVSSTRAMFLDEQSARAGLLPYLEFAVRERSVPLDAVIAIVQGDMKSIFESPNPAGELPGIYTKIYFEPYAGGIPRKNKTMLWEVYAKLHDPMHANLIPVLRQEKKDFIQVGNAFFHGEKMGGRLTMDESLLYEMIAKRLSDSEIVLMSRSDLNIVHNRTRIRSRLDSEKPRIDVEISLSVTLLDKSHFKHRSEERIKEELVLLLEGLARSLMEKTQQAGADIFGFGNRFRDRVRPEDWPELYRQADIRCTFHIVLRNTGLEFLRT; this comes from the coding sequence ATGAGGCAGGCCGAACGAAGCTCGACAAGCCGGAGAGCGCCGGCTCGGCTCAGGCAGGCCGGGTGTCTCGCCGCCCTGCTCGCGCTGCTCGTCGCAGGCGGCTGCTGGGATTCCAAGGATGTGGACAACCGGTTCCTCGTCGGCGCGATGGGGCTTGATCTCAAGTCCCCCAACAGCCTCGACGTCTGGTTCCGCATCCCGGTGACCAGCTCCTCGGACGGCAACCACAAGAACTCCTTCTTCTCGGTCAGCCAGCAGGGCTCAACCGTCATGGACGCGGTCAACAAGGTGCAGTACAAGCTGCCCAAGGCGGTCGACGTCTCCTCGACGCGGGCGATGTTCCTCGACGAGCAGAGCGCGCGCGCCGGGCTGCTGCCTTACCTGGAGTTCGCGGTGCGGGAGCGGTCGGTTCCGCTCGATGCGGTCATCGCGATCGTGCAGGGCGACATGAAGAGCATCTTCGAAAGCCCGAATCCGGCGGGCGAGCTGCCGGGCATCTACACCAAAATCTACTTCGAGCCCTACGCCGGCGGCATCCCCCGCAAGAACAAGACGATGCTTTGGGAGGTGTACGCCAAGCTGCACGACCCGATGCATGCCAACCTCATTCCCGTGCTGCGCCAGGAGAAGAAGGATTTCATCCAGGTGGGCAACGCCTTTTTCCATGGGGAGAAGATGGGCGGCAGGCTGACGATGGACGAGTCGCTGCTGTACGAGATGATCGCCAAGCGGCTGAGCGATTCGGAGATCGTGCTCATGAGCCGCTCCGATCTCAACATCGTCCATAACCGAACCCGCATCCGCAGCCGCTTGGACAGCGAGAAGCCGCGCATCGACGTAGAGATCAGCCTGTCGGTCACCTTGCTGGACAAGTCCCATTTCAAGCATCGCAGCGAGGAGAGGATCAAGGAGGAGCTGGTGCTGCTGCTGGAGGGGCTGGCGCGGAGCTTGATGGAGAAGACGCAGCAGGCGGGCGCGGACATTTTCGGCTTCGGCAACCGGTTCCGCGACCGCGTCCGCCCGGAGGACTGGCCCGAGCTGTACCGGCAGGCCGACATCCGCTGCACGTTCCACATCGTCCTGCGCAATACGGGGCTTGAATTCCTCCGGACCTAG
- a CDS encoding GerAB/ArcD/ProY family transporter — MTPQPRLSTYAYFCLFALYFGATGGFLYPSLVINSTSGSLWMPILLWAGASAASCLLYARVLGRLGGQPLVPYTRGLLGPAAASLAMLPVMLFAIGAIVVMLRSFSELVSMTLLPTTPIAFLDGMIAPAALLAAAGLPPIFRAARALFLMAFLILLFLMLVGLINTHLYYGGPWLRPDPALLLSGGFFGGSFLWMGFTFVALCGSFDSGSSRKFRKGYLLSLGTGTLLVLAFVYLPVLTFGRELGSRLTFPFVTKMDSVYQYWIVFENLTAIFLSATMLSVMIVLALKLRAIGSMASGLWPRLPADKLILGGALAVFALSTLIPEWRDVESWVFHCIALRLYALFAFPLLLLIVQRSKRAKEDAA, encoded by the coding sequence ATGACGCCCCAGCCCCGCCTTTCGACGTACGCCTATTTCTGCCTGTTCGCCCTCTACTTCGGCGCGACGGGAGGTTTCCTGTATCCGAGCCTCGTCATCAACAGCACGAGCGGGTCGCTCTGGATGCCGATCCTCCTCTGGGCGGGCGCCTCCGCCGCCAGCTGCCTGCTCTACGCCCGCGTGCTCGGCCGTCTCGGCGGCCAGCCGCTCGTGCCCTACACGCGCGGGCTGCTCGGACCGGCGGCCGCCTCGCTGGCCATGCTGCCCGTGATGCTGTTCGCGATCGGAGCGATCGTCGTCATGCTGCGCTCGTTCTCCGAGCTCGTGTCGATGACGCTGCTGCCGACGACGCCGATCGCCTTTCTCGACGGCATGATCGCGCCGGCGGCGCTGCTGGCCGCGGCCGGCCTGCCTCCGATCTTCCGGGCGGCGAGAGCGTTGTTCCTGATGGCCTTCCTCATCCTGCTGTTCTTGATGCTCGTCGGGCTCATCAACACGCATCTCTACTACGGCGGCCCTTGGCTTAGGCCGGACCCGGCCCTTCTGCTGAGCGGCGGCTTCTTCGGGGGCTCCTTTTTATGGATGGGCTTCACCTTCGTCGCGCTATGCGGCAGCTTCGACAGCGGCAGCAGCCGCAAGTTCCGCAAGGGCTATCTGCTGTCGCTCGGAACCGGCACGCTGCTCGTGCTCGCGTTCGTCTACTTGCCCGTGCTGACGTTCGGCCGTGAGCTCGGCTCCCGCCTGACGTTTCCGTTCGTGACCAAGATGGATTCCGTCTACCAGTACTGGATCGTATTCGAGAACCTGACCGCCATCTTCCTGTCCGCCACCATGCTCAGCGTCATGATCGTCCTCGCGCTCAAGCTGCGGGCCATCGGCAGCATGGCCAGCGGGCTGTGGCCGCGGCTGCCCGCGGACAAGCTCATCCTCGGGGGCGCGCTCGCGGTATTCGCGCTGTCGACGCTGATCCCGGAATGGAGGGACGTCGAGAGCTGGGTGTTCCACTGCATCGCGCTGCGGCTCTACGCGCTGTTCGCGTTTCCGCTGCTGCTGCTCATCGTCCAGCGGAGCAAGCGGGCAAAGGAGGATGCGGCATGA
- a CDS encoding spore germination protein has protein sequence MPALLASLHTWTVDEPERSLSEELCRLFAGCEDYICVKIGEDGGREVSLCYLTTLASPDKLRFVVSEEAGTLESRLSQYEGSAIEEADYDSAEHAVCLGMAILCLQGSSRGLVLNLHEVQQRSLGSPFTENVLQGPLYAFNENLDLNTAIVRQRIRSSKLKSWTIEIGGVTRTKCAVLHLADKADPDCLRRIQDALGALKVEGVQDTGELLRLLDTKRWARLFPKAILTERPDRVSIDLLQGKLAILLDGTPFALLLPAVYTDFWHSPEDRYVNPFVSVFLNALRFLAMLCNLTLPALYIALTSINVDVNRLEISLAAAASREGVPYPVFVETMLMLIIIDFITEAGTRLPNAISATVTMVGGVVLGQAIIQASIVSNLLVIIVAATAITNFIVIDYQMGLVQRILKYFACIGAAVAGLLGIVFCLACLVFYLSSLESFGTPYLTPLLQKKGGGA, from the coding sequence ATGCCGGCTCTGCTCGCCAGCCTTCATACCTGGACCGTCGACGAGCCGGAGCGCTCCCTCTCGGAGGAGCTGTGCCGCCTGTTCGCCGGCTGCGAGGACTACATCTGCGTCAAGATCGGCGAGGACGGCGGACGCGAGGTGAGCCTTTGCTACCTGACCACGCTCGCCTCGCCTGACAAGCTCCGCTTCGTCGTCTCCGAGGAGGCGGGGACGCTGGAATCGCGGCTCAGCCAGTACGAGGGCTCCGCGATCGAGGAGGCCGACTACGACAGCGCCGAGCATGCCGTCTGCCTCGGCATGGCGATCCTCTGCCTGCAAGGCTCCTCGCGCGGGCTCGTGCTCAACCTGCATGAGGTGCAGCAGCGCAGCCTCGGCTCCCCGTTCACCGAGAACGTGCTGCAAGGGCCGCTGTACGCCTTCAACGAAAATCTGGATCTCAATACGGCGATCGTCCGCCAGCGCATCCGCAGCTCGAAGCTCAAGAGCTGGACGATCGAGATCGGCGGCGTGACCCGCACGAAATGCGCGGTTCTGCACCTCGCGGACAAGGCCGACCCGGACTGCCTGCGGCGCATCCAGGACGCGCTGGGCGCCTTGAAGGTGGAGGGCGTGCAGGATACCGGCGAGCTGCTCCGGCTGCTCGACACGAAGCGCTGGGCGCGGCTGTTCCCCAAGGCCATCCTCACCGAGCGGCCCGACCGCGTCAGCATCGACCTGCTTCAGGGCAAGCTCGCCATCCTGCTCGACGGCACTCCGTTCGCCTTGCTGCTTCCCGCCGTCTATACGGATTTCTGGCATTCGCCGGAGGACCGGTACGTCAATCCGTTCGTCTCCGTCTTTCTCAACGCGCTGCGCTTCCTGGCCATGCTCTGCAATCTCACGCTGCCGGCCTTGTACATCGCCCTGACCTCCATCAACGTCGACGTCAACCGGCTGGAGATCAGCCTCGCCGCGGCGGCGAGCCGGGAGGGCGTCCCGTATCCCGTGTTCGTCGAGACGATGCTCATGCTCATCATCATCGACTTCATCACCGAGGCGGGCACGCGGCTGCCCAACGCGATCAGCGCGACCGTCACGATGGTCGGCGGCGTCGTGCTCGGCCAGGCGATCATCCAGGCCAGCATCGTGAGCAACCTGCTCGTCATCATCGTCGCGGCGACGGCCATCACGAACTTCATCGTCATCGACTACCAGATGGGGCTCGTGCAGCGCATCCTCAAGTACTTCGCCTGCATCGGCGCCGCCGTGGCCGGGCTGCTCGGCATCGTGTTCTGCCTCGCCTGCCTCGTCTTTTACCTGAGCAGCCTGGAGTCGTTCGGCACCCCCTATCTGACTCCGCTGCTGCAAAAGAAAGGCGGTGGAGCATGA
- a CDS encoding AraC family transcriptional regulator, translating to MAEAVPAPEGGSVLSETMFADVKTTLNLFGIHRREVRGDWSYPSHQHPQYEINFLLAGSQIMTVGGRELVQSPGDLLLIRPGERHSSRSGDGRPFDYFCLHFDLDDRLFLPLLGRLDQTLFRADSELARKASPVLRKMLEPAQSAVAGAGHGPGSVAARMRLQAAAFELFAMLWDAITAESLLQLPRSSYAKEELAQEIAARLQGAASLNFRHARGPGAAGASAATDGRGEEEGDDADGQGGLRRIAAELGISVSHCGRVFREVYGQSPRAYWSSLVLHESKQLLSDSKHSIQMISGVLGYRDIAHFSRQFKRWTGLSPSAYRRRQLHSSGGERAE from the coding sequence ATGGCCGAGGCCGTTCCGGCTCCCGAAGGCGGGTCCGTCTTGTCGGAGACGATGTTCGCGGATGTGAAGACGACGCTGAACCTGTTCGGCATCCACCGGCGGGAGGTGCGCGGGGACTGGTCCTATCCTTCGCATCAGCATCCCCAGTACGAGATCAACTTCCTGCTCGCGGGCAGCCAGATCATGACGGTCGGCGGACGCGAGCTCGTCCAGTCGCCCGGCGACCTGCTGCTCATCCGTCCGGGCGAGCGGCACAGCAGCCGCAGCGGCGACGGCCGGCCGTTCGACTACTTCTGCCTGCACTTCGATCTCGACGACCGGCTGTTCCTGCCGCTGCTCGGACGGCTCGACCAGACGCTGTTCCGCGCCGACAGCGAGCTCGCGCGCAAGGCGAGCCCGGTGCTGCGCAAGATGCTGGAGCCCGCCCAGAGCGCCGTGGCCGGAGCCGGCCACGGCCCCGGCTCCGTCGCCGCGCGGATGCGGCTGCAGGCGGCCGCGTTCGAGCTGTTCGCGATGCTCTGGGACGCGATCACGGCGGAATCGCTGCTGCAGCTTCCCCGCTCCTCGTATGCCAAGGAGGAGCTGGCGCAGGAGATCGCCGCCCGGCTGCAGGGCGCGGCCAGCCTGAACTTCCGCCATGCCCGCGGGCCGGGGGCGGCCGGCGCGAGCGCGGCCACGGACGGCCGAGGAGAGGAGGAGGGCGACGATGCCGACGGCCAGGGCGGTCTGCGCCGGATCGCCGCCGAGCTCGGCATCAGCGTCTCCCATTGCGGCCGGGTATTCCGCGAGGTGTACGGACAGTCGCCGCGGGCGTACTGGTCCTCGCTCGTGCTGCACGAGTCCAAGCAGCTGCTGTCGGACTCCAAGCATTCGATCCAGATGATCTCCGGGGTGCTCGGCTATCGCGACATCGCCCACTTCAGCCGCCAGTTCAAGCGCTGGACGGGCCTCTCCCCGTCGGCCTACCGCCGGCGGCAGCTGCATAGTTCCGGCGGCGAACGCGCAGAATAA
- a CDS encoding glycoside hydrolase family 52 protein codes for MSDNRFYNAHHAPIGAFASFTLGYPGAKGGLGLELGKPADQNVYIGLQSRDGSRYEALPFFGELGDEAARYDVEKKGAGGPSLLQPFDFAAIRRSLEAGEDVWEAGDLTFRILSPVRPVPDPAAASEEELKAALVPAVFAELTVDNTAGVAARRAFFGYEGNDPYSAMRPLGGDGFCGVGQGRITAIAAPRAPGVRTGFGFSMESILTARHEQHLTFGLGGTGALLLDTPAGERRTFRFAVCFYRGGIATAGLDASYLYTRWFGRIEDVAAYALERFDELADDCRAAEGRWSGGRLSADQRFMLNHAIHSYYGSTQLLEADGEPLWVVNEGEYRMMNTLDLTADQLFFELELNPWTVRNELDWFVKRYSYSDTLRFPGDAEEHPGGIAFTHDMGVANVFSPPGRSAYELAGIDGCFSYMSHEELVNWLCCALVYLEQTGDREFLERALPVLQDGLDSMLRRDHPDPALRNGLMGLDSSRTDGGAEITTYDSLDVSLGQSRNNIYMAGKCWAVYVALEKRFAAEGLAGLAAEAGVQADRAAATIAAQLNDRGYIPAVIGENNDSRIIPAIEGLVFPYFTGAMDALDPDGRFSGYLAALRTHLATVLQEGDCLFPDGGWKLSSTSDNSWLSKIYLCQFIAREILGLPWAEQGAAADAAHAAWLKHTELSYWAWSDQILAGEIIGSKYYPRGVTAILWLREGESRARAAEGGERDAARAG; via the coding sequence TTGTCCGACAACCGGTTCTACAACGCTCACCACGCTCCGATCGGAGCTTTCGCCAGCTTCACGCTCGGCTATCCCGGCGCCAAAGGCGGGCTCGGCCTCGAGCTCGGCAAGCCGGCCGACCAGAACGTCTACATCGGCCTCCAGTCGCGCGACGGCTCGCGCTACGAGGCGCTGCCGTTCTTCGGCGAGCTGGGCGACGAGGCGGCGCGCTACGACGTCGAGAAAAAAGGCGCGGGAGGCCCGTCCTTGCTGCAGCCGTTCGACTTCGCCGCCATCCGCCGCAGCCTGGAGGCAGGCGAGGACGTCTGGGAAGCGGGCGACCTGACGTTCCGCATCCTCTCGCCGGTCCGTCCGGTGCCGGACCCGGCGGCGGCCTCGGAGGAGGAGCTGAAGGCCGCGCTCGTGCCGGCCGTATTCGCCGAGCTGACGGTGGACAATACGGCGGGCGTCGCGGCGCGCCGGGCGTTTTTCGGCTATGAGGGCAACGATCCGTACAGCGCGATGCGTCCGCTGGGGGGAGACGGCTTCTGCGGCGTCGGCCAGGGACGGATCACGGCGATCGCCGCTCCGCGCGCCCCGGGCGTGAGGACGGGCTTCGGCTTCTCGATGGAGAGCATCCTGACCGCCCGCCACGAGCAGCATCTGACGTTCGGGCTCGGCGGCACGGGCGCGCTGCTGCTCGACACGCCGGCGGGCGAGCGGCGCACGTTCCGCTTCGCGGTCTGCTTCTACCGGGGCGGCATCGCGACGGCCGGACTGGACGCATCTTATCTGTACACGCGCTGGTTCGGCCGCATCGAGGACGTCGCGGCCTACGCGCTGGAGCGCTTCGACGAGCTGGCGGACGACTGCCGCGCGGCGGAGGGCCGTTGGAGCGGCGGCCGCCTGTCGGCGGATCAGCGGTTCATGCTGAACCATGCGATCCACAGCTATTACGGCAGCACGCAGCTGCTGGAGGCGGACGGCGAGCCGCTATGGGTCGTCAACGAGGGCGAGTATCGGATGATGAACACGCTCGACCTGACGGCGGACCAGCTGTTCTTCGAGCTGGAGCTGAATCCGTGGACGGTGCGCAACGAGCTCGACTGGTTCGTCAAGCGCTACAGCTATTCCGATACGCTGCGCTTCCCCGGCGACGCTGAGGAGCATCCCGGGGGCATCGCCTTCACCCATGACATGGGCGTCGCCAACGTGTTCTCGCCGCCGGGCCGCTCGGCATACGAGCTGGCGGGCATCGACGGCTGCTTCTCGTACATGAGCCACGAGGAGCTCGTCAACTGGCTCTGCTGCGCCCTCGTCTACCTGGAGCAGACGGGCGACCGCGAATTCCTGGAGCGCGCGCTGCCGGTGCTGCAGGACGGACTCGACAGCATGCTGCGCCGCGACCATCCGGACCCGGCGCTGCGGAACGGCCTGATGGGCCTGGACAGCTCGCGCACGGACGGCGGAGCGGAGATCACGACGTACGACAGCCTCGACGTGTCGCTCGGCCAGTCCCGCAACAACATCTACATGGCGGGCAAATGCTGGGCGGTCTACGTCGCGCTCGAGAAGCGCTTCGCCGCCGAAGGGCTCGCCGGCCTCGCTGCCGAGGCGGGCGTTCAGGCCGACCGCGCGGCGGCGACGATCGCGGCGCAGCTGAACGATCGCGGCTACATTCCGGCCGTGATCGGCGAGAACAACGATTCGCGCATCATTCCGGCGATCGAAGGGCTCGTGTTCCCGTATTTCACCGGAGCGATGGACGCGCTTGATCCGGACGGCCGCTTCTCCGGCTACCTCGCGGCGCTCCGGACGCATCTGGCGACGGTGCTGCAGGAAGGGGACTGCCTGTTCCCGGACGGCGGCTGGAAGCTGTCGTCGACGAGCGACAACTCCTGGCTGAGCAAAATCTACCTCTGCCAGTTCATCGCCCGCGAGATTCTCGGTCTCCCGTGGGCGGAGCAAGGGGCGGCGGCCGACGCGGCCCATGCCGCCTGGCTCAAGCATACGGAGCTGTCGTACTGGGCGTGGAGCGACCAGATCCTCGCCGGCGAGATCATCGGCAGCAAGTATTATCCGCGCGGCGTGACCGCGATCCTATGGCTGCGCGAGGGCGAGAGCCGCGCGCGCGCGGCGGAAGGAGGCGAGCGCGATGCGGCACGCGCAGGCTGA
- a CDS encoding alpha-glucuronidase family glycosyl hydrolase translates to MRHAQAEPGSGYDAWLGAPPASGDARRQALDRMAFLHAPEEAAPIRAALAELRAAAIALTGREPRPEPAPEGGRGIVLGTPAGCPEAAAAWDGLPDDPAGESYRLVERGGIVVVAGSGPAGVLYGAFHLRRLLRSGAPLGGLDVAERPANALRMINQWDNADGSVERGYAGRSIFYRDGEFVRDRTRIRDYARLLASAGINALAINNVNVHARETRFIGEEDLPSVAAVADILRGWGIRLYLSVNFAAPVEGGGLDTADPLDEEVRSWWREAADRVYRYVPDFGGFLVKADSEFRPGPFTYGRDHADGANMLADALAPHGGRVVWRCFVYDCRQDWRDRVTDRARAAYDHFMPLDGRFRDNVFLQVKNGPMDFQVREPVSPLIGAMPRTNLLVEFQIAQEYTGQQRHLCYLVPQWKEALDFDTQRKGEGSTVKRIASGELHGRPAGGLAAVSNIGDDANWTGHLLAQANLYGFGRLAWQPELSAEAIAREWAELTLGDRPQAADAVCGMLLRSWSIYESYTAPLGVGWMVKPHHHYGPDVDGYEYSMWGTYHFADRDGIGVDRSSASGTGYAAQYGEPVARLYESPETTPDELLLFFHHVPYTHRLRSGKTVIQHIYDSRFEGAERAQGLLEDWESLRGHVPEPAFSETLERFRHQAEHAREWRDVINTYFRRKSGMPDERGRTIY, encoded by the coding sequence ATGCGGCACGCGCAGGCTGAGCCGGGCAGCGGCTACGACGCTTGGCTCGGCGCGCCTCCGGCGAGCGGAGATGCCCGGCGGCAGGCGCTGGATCGCATGGCGTTCCTCCATGCCCCCGAGGAGGCGGCGCCGATCCGGGCCGCGCTGGCGGAGCTGCGCGCCGCGGCGATCGCCCTGACCGGCCGCGAGCCTCGGCCGGAGCCGGCGCCAGAGGGCGGCCGCGGCATCGTGCTCGGCACGCCGGCCGGCTGCCCCGAGGCGGCGGCCGCCTGGGACGGCCTGCCGGATGATCCGGCAGGCGAGAGCTACCGCCTCGTCGAGCGCGGCGGCATCGTCGTCGTCGCCGGCTCCGGTCCGGCCGGCGTGCTGTACGGCGCGTTCCACCTGCGCCGCCTGCTGCGCTCGGGCGCGCCTCTGGGCGGGCTCGACGTCGCCGAGCGGCCGGCGAATGCGCTGCGCATGATCAACCAATGGGACAACGCCGACGGCAGCGTCGAGCGCGGCTATGCGGGCCGCTCGATCTTCTACCGGGACGGCGAGTTCGTCCGGGACCGCACGCGCATCCGCGACTACGCCCGCCTGCTCGCCTCGGCCGGCATCAACGCGCTGGCGATCAACAACGTCAACGTGCATGCCCGCGAGACGCGCTTCATCGGCGAGGAGGACCTGCCGAGCGTGGCGGCCGTGGCCGACATCCTGCGCGGCTGGGGCATCCGCCTGTACCTGAGCGTCAACTTTGCCGCGCCGGTCGAAGGCGGAGGCCTGGACACGGCCGACCCGCTCGACGAGGAGGTGCGGAGCTGGTGGCGCGAGGCGGCGGACCGCGTCTACCGTTACGTCCCGGACTTCGGCGGGTTCCTCGTCAAGGCCGACTCGGAATTCCGGCCCGGCCCGTTCACGTACGGCCGCGACCATGCGGACGGCGCCAACATGCTGGCGGACGCGCTCGCGCCGCATGGCGGCCGGGTCGTCTGGCGCTGCTTCGTCTACGACTGCCGCCAGGACTGGCGCGACCGCGTCACGGACCGGGCGCGGGCGGCGTACGACCATTTCATGCCGCTCGACGGCCGTTTTCGCGACAACGTGTTCCTGCAGGTGAAGAACGGCCCGATGGACTTCCAGGTCCGCGAGCCGGTGTCGCCGCTCATCGGGGCGATGCCGCGCACGAACCTGCTCGTCGAATTCCAGATCGCGCAGGAGTACACGGGCCAGCAGCGGCATCTGTGCTACCTCGTGCCGCAGTGGAAGGAAGCGCTCGACTTCGACACGCAGCGGAAGGGCGAAGGCTCGACCGTGAAGCGGATCGCGAGCGGCGAGCTGCACGGCCGCCCGGCGGGAGGTCTCGCCGCCGTCTCCAACATCGGGGACGACGCCAACTGGACCGGGCATCTGCTCGCGCAGGCGAACCTGTACGGCTTCGGCCGCCTCGCCTGGCAGCCGGAGCTGTCCGCAGAGGCGATCGCCCGGGAGTGGGCGGAGCTGACGCTGGGCGACCGCCCGCAGGCGGCGGATGCCGTCTGCGGCATGCTGCTGCGGTCGTGGAGCATCTACGAGTCGTACACCGCTCCGCTCGGCGTCGGCTGGATGGTCAAGCCGCATCATCACTACGGGCCGGATGTCGACGGCTACGAGTATTCGATGTGGGGCACGTACCATTTCGCCGACCGCGACGGCATCGGCGTCGACCGCAGCTCCGCAAGCGGCACCGGCTACGCGGCGCAGTACGGCGAGCCGGTCGCCCGCCTCTACGAGTCGCCGGAGACGACGCCCGACGAGCTGCTGCTGTTCTTCCACCATGTGCCGTACACGCATCGGCTGCGATCGGGCAAGACGGTCATCCAGCATATCTACGACTCCCGCTTCGAGGGAGCGGAGCGTGCGCAAGGGCTGCTCGAAGACTGGGAGTCGCTGCGCGGCCACGTGCCGGAGCCGGCGTTCTCCGAGACGCTGGAGCGGTTCCGCCATCAGGCGGAGCATGCGCGCGAGTGGCGCGACGTCATCAACACGTATTTCCGGCGCAAGAGCGGCATGCCGGACGAGCGGGGCCGCACGATCTACTAG
- a CDS encoding Nif3-like dinuclear metal center hexameric protein — protein MPWTIGEAVRRIMQPDLEAEGLGRPDGPTGVGSPPAAGSVPAAGSVPASGSVPAAGDMPGAGSPPPPRGGSDGLLAGDPERTLAGIAVSFAASVDALERARDAGANLLVVHEGLYFSHHADAAWTADSGAAQAKRRWIEASGMAVFRWHDGPHRLRPDLITEGLVRRLGWADAVHRTLPEATIVRLPEPVSAMEAAERAKRTLGARGVRAAGDLAHPCRTVAVTAGYRGGGELAARLYEQHGAELLLAGEGPEWEAPEYVRDAVRLGRRIALLYVGHAASEQPGMELASERISRMLPGVPVQFLNEREGIETI, from the coding sequence ATGCCATGGACGATCGGAGAGGCCGTACGCCGCATCATGCAGCCGGACCTGGAGGCGGAAGGCCTCGGCAGACCGGACGGCCCGACTGGAGTCGGCAGCCCGCCCGCAGCTGGCAGCGTGCCGGCTGCCGGCAGCGTACCGGCATCTGGCAGCGTGCCCGCAGCCGGCGATATGCCCGGAGCCGGCAGCCCGCCGCCGCCGCGCGGCGGCTCGGACGGCCTGCTCGCCGGCGATCCGGAGCGGACGCTGGCCGGCATCGCCGTATCGTTCGCCGCGTCGGTGGACGCGCTGGAGCGGGCGCGGGACGCCGGGGCGAACCTGCTCGTCGTCCACGAAGGCCTCTACTTCAGCCATCATGCGGATGCCGCCTGGACGGCGGACAGCGGGGCCGCGCAGGCGAAGCGGCGCTGGATCGAGGCGAGCGGCATGGCGGTTTTCCGCTGGCATGACGGGCCGCACCGGCTGCGGCCGGACCTCATCACGGAGGGGCTCGTGCGCCGGCTCGGCTGGGCGGACGCCGTCCATCGGACGCTGCCGGAGGCGACGATCGTCCGGCTGCCGGAGCCGGTGAGCGCGATGGAGGCGGCGGAGCGCGCCAAGCGGACGCTCGGCGCGCGCGGCGTGCGGGCGGCCGGCGACCTGGCTCATCCGTGCCGCACGGTCGCGGTCACGGCCGGCTATCGCGGCGGCGGCGAGCTGGCCGCCCGGCTGTACGAGCAGCATGGCGCGGAGCTGCTGCTCGCGGGCGAAGGGCCGGAATGGGAGGCGCCGGAGTACGTGCGGGACGCGGTCCGGCTCGGTCGCCGCATCGCGCTCCTGTACGTCGGGCACGCCGCCAGCGAGCAGCCGGGCATGGAGCTGGCCTCGGAGCGGATCAGCAGGATGCTGCCGGGCGTGCCGGTTCAATTTCTGAACGAACGGGAAGGAATCGAGACCATCTGA
- a CDS encoding glycosyl hydrolase family 8 has protein sequence MTEARTGVRNGAFHTGTYRNVFREAGYGEEEIAARLAQTWRELFEEGDETRIYYETDDGMGYLLDTGNLDVRTEGMSYGMMMAVQLGHKDTFDRIWRWSWQYMHMKEGPGAGYFAWSCLPDGTRNSNGPAPDGEEYFALALLFASHRWGDGEHPLDYGAKARELLSVCIHKGEDGAGDPMWNPDNKLIKFVPSAEYSDPSYHLPHFYELFALWADPADRPFWQEATEASRAYIRLSCHPETGLSPEYAHYDGTPNDERGYGKFFSDAYRVAANIGLDWEWFRADPQQPAIAGRIQSFFADKEPDDYRRYFIDGTPLEEKALHPVGLLATNAAASLAAGGELALETVRRFWETPVRTGERRYYDNCLYLFAMLALSGRYRIWMPERG, from the coding sequence ATGACGGAAGCGAGAACGGGAGTAAGAAACGGAGCGTTCCATACCGGGACCTACCGCAACGTATTCCGCGAGGCGGGCTACGGGGAGGAGGAGATTGCCGCGCGGCTCGCGCAGACATGGCGGGAGCTGTTCGAGGAAGGCGACGAGACGCGCATCTACTACGAGACGGATGACGGGATGGGCTACCTGCTCGATACGGGCAATCTCGACGTGCGCACCGAGGGCATGTCCTACGGCATGATGATGGCCGTGCAGCTCGGCCATAAGGACACGTTCGACCGCATCTGGCGCTGGAGCTGGCAGTACATGCACATGAAGGAAGGACCGGGAGCCGGCTACTTCGCCTGGTCCTGCCTGCCGGACGGCACGCGCAACTCGAACGGCCCCGCTCCCGACGGAGAGGAGTACTTCGCGCTCGCGCTGCTGTTCGCCTCGCATCGCTGGGGCGACGGCGAGCATCCGCTCGACTACGGCGCCAAGGCGCGCGAGCTGCTGAGCGTCTGCATCCACAAGGGCGAGGACGGCGCCGGCGATCCGATGTGGAATCCGGACAACAAGCTCATCAAGTTCGTGCCGAGCGCGGAATACAGCGATCCGTCCTATCATCTGCCGCATTTCTACGAGCTGTTCGCGCTCTGGGCCGACCCCGCGGACCGGCCGTTCTGGCAGGAGGCGACGGAGGCGAGCCGGGCGTACATCCGCCTGTCCTGCCATCCCGAGACGGGGCTCTCGCCCGAATACGCCCATTACGACGGCACGCCCAACGACGAGCGCGGCTACGGCAAGTTTTTCAGCGACGCCTACCGCGTCGCGGCCAACATCGGGCTCGACTGGGAATGGTTCCGCGCCGATCCGCAGCAGCCGGCCATCGCCGGCCGCATCCAGTCGTTTTTCGCGGACAAGGAGCCGGACGACTATCGGCGCTACTTCATCGACGGGACGCCGCTCGAAGAGAAAGCGCTTCATCCGGTCGGGCTGCTCGCGACGAACGCGGCCGCCTCGCTGGCGGCGGGCGGCGAGCTGGCGCTCGAGACGGTCCGCCGCTTCTGGGAGACGCCGGTTCGGACCGGCGAGCGCCGCTATTACGACAACTGCCTCTACCTGTTCGCCATGCTGGCACTGAGCGGGCGCTACCGCATCTGGATGCCGGAGCGCGGATAG